The DNA segment CTCCTGTGGGACCTATCATAAGAATGTTGTTTTTTATTCTTCCAAGGGAGGCTTCAGAACTTTGGGGATTTTTATTTAATTTTGATAGCCTGTTAAAATGTGTGCAAATTTTTGTTGAAAGCACAGCCTTTGCATCATCCTGCTTTATTATAAACTGGTCAAGATATGCCTTCATTTCTATGGGTAAAAGGTTGAATACAGGGGGTTTCTCGGTTTTTTTTGACTTAGTTCCTTCTTTTTTACCTCTTATAATAGCTTCTGGGTCTCCGTATTGAGGGATCAATTGTACTCTTCCTTTAAATTTCTTGTCCAAGAACTCACCTATTTCTTTTTCTATTTTACCCGGATTTGGGTTCTTTGATTTATCTGTCATCTATAAATTATAACCATGTTTTTTTTCAGTTCAACTTTAACAAAAAGAACAATATAGATCTTATTGATATAATATTCAAACCTGGTTTTAAAAATTTGTGAACTAAAAGGCAATCAATAAATTTTCAGATATTTAAATTGTGCAAATTTTGGAAGTTCTAAAGGTGTAAATTAAACTGATTAAAATAAAGTTTAAAATGTTTTTACAAAAAAACTTTGTTATTGTATAGATGTAGTGTTCCTAAATATAAAAGGAGGTTGCCATGACACGTGTTTCTGCATTCAACAAGCTAAGGGAAGAAGAAAGAGAAGTAAGAAGAGAGTTGATAATAGAGGCAACCCTAAGCCTGCTTGAAAAAAAAACATTTGATCAACTGGGAATGAGGGATATTGCAGCTGAAGCAGGCATTTCCCCTGCGTCTTTGTATAGATATTTTCCAGGACAGACAGAACTTTTAACGGAAAGCTTTATTTATGATCTGCAAAATCATGCTCATAAATTTAATGAAAAACTTTCAACAAACCAAATTGATTCTGTTGAAAAGTTTGCCATTGAATTTGTAGATACTCTCATAAAAAATGAAGCTAGTTTTCAAATGATGAGCTATATGATGATAAAGGCAGAAATTTCACCTGAACTTCTTGATAAGTTCAATATGATTATGAGAAATTTTTTATCAAATATTGAAGAAGTTTTTAAAAAGTCAGGTATAGAGGTGGTCAGCAGAAATCTAATCCATGGATTTTATGCTTCACTTTCAGGGATTGTGATGGCATTTAGAAATTTTCCGGGAAAAGATAAAAAAACTATAGAAATTCATATGAAAAAGCTTGCCAGGATCACTGCCTTTGCTTTTATCCAAAATGAAGTAACAAAGTTTGATGAAAAAACTTAATCATATCTATGATTTTTGTGAACATGAAATCCCTTCTGCAATTTTTTCTTGAAGCCTGCTTATAACCAAACATCCTTTTTGACAATGGGGAAGAGTGTCCTTTTTATTACAATCAATACATGGGCTTTTTAAAATATATCCAACTTCAAAGTCAAATTTATCTCGTTTAATATATTTTTTAC comes from the Desulforegulaceae bacterium genome and includes:
- a CDS encoding TetR/AcrR family transcriptional regulator, which gives rise to MTRVSAFNKLREEEREVRRELIIEATLSLLEKKTFDQLGMRDIAAEAGISPASLYRYFPGQTELLTESFIYDLQNHAHKFNEKLSTNQIDSVEKFAIEFVDTLIKNEASFQMMSYMMIKAEISPELLDKFNMIMRNFLSNIEEVFKKSGIEVVSRNLIHGFYASLSGIVMAFRNFPGKDKKTIEIHMKKLARITAFAFIQNEVTKFDEKT